From Oceanidesulfovibrio indonesiensis, the proteins below share one genomic window:
- a CDS encoding TatD family hydrolase yields MFDIGLNLTSSQFAKNRDEVVARAFAAGVKGLLLTGTNLHESEQAQQLAQRYDRCWSTAGVHPHDSSQWTPESGDTLYRLAKTAEVVAIGECGLDFNRNFSTPEEQEKAFTAQLALAAELEMPVFMHCRDAHERFLALLDPWLDKLPGAVLHCFT; encoded by the coding sequence ATGTTTGATATCGGACTCAACCTGACCAGCTCGCAGTTTGCGAAAAATCGCGATGAGGTGGTTGCGCGTGCGTTTGCCGCCGGGGTCAAAGGACTGCTGCTTACGGGTACCAACCTGCATGAGAGCGAGCAGGCGCAGCAGCTGGCGCAACGCTACGATCGCTGTTGGTCTACCGCTGGCGTCCATCCTCACGACAGCAGCCAGTGGACCCCGGAAAGTGGCGACACCCTCTACAGGCTGGCTAAAACAGCAGAGGTGGTGGCGATTGGCGAATGCGGTCTCGATTTCAACCGTAACTTTTCTACGCCTGAAGAGCAGGAAAAGGCGTTTACTGCCCAGCTTGCGCTGGCGGCAGAGCTTGAAATGCCCGTATTTATGCACTGCCGCGACGCGCATGAGCGTTTCCTGGCCCTTCTGGATCCGTGGCTCGATAAACTGCCCGGCGCGGTACTGCACTGCTTCACGG
- a CDS encoding twin-arginine translocase subunit TatC, producing the protein ILVGAFVVGMLLTPPDVFSQTLLAIPMYCLFEVGVFFSRFYVGKGRRSDDEDDTSDKTTEE; encoded by the coding sequence ATCCTGGTTGGCGCGTTTGTCGTCGGCATGCTGCTGACACCACCGGATGTGTTCTCCCAGACGCTGCTGGCCATACCGATGTACTGTCTGTTTGAGGTCGGGGTCTTCTTCTCCCGTTTCTACGTGGGTAAAGGGCGTCGCTCGGATGACGAAGACGATACGTCCGACAAGACCACTGAAGAGTAA